A single region of the Anabaena sphaerica FACHB-251 genome encodes:
- a CDS encoding CHAT domain-containing protein, with protein MWQMLRWLLQWLNKFFNYSFDSRRTHDADGAKGYETLESLPELTNVDLEVLFNELLEGVHQARGQQWALKYLQRMEPRITVERWIDWLLIFGEKLLSSPAPNSQIATRMVKLGELNIGKVGELAYEIGIQLLSREFLAQRHEENLQPAEVAATPPAEPVLNTPGQQLLRDLGEQLWEHDHQERVNIQPVSISLEESWTSNLQQLSYQDAEASEAVIYEYAGEDNLGTFEEEVEQVLASPLAENWDQSLANLEPKVAQTLDELVVRLEQSNNLVQQLASELALRDQRQTIIPRPAFQLTVTNQAQVWFYQGLQQAKSGDLLGALAFYNQATKLQPESAEYWFNQGLALFHLQRFEEAIAAYDQAIGLKPDFSKAWYNRGGVLGEFGDFDEAIASFDKAIEFKPDYQEAWASRGLAMLKLGLIWEAISSYDQALNLQPQDQETWYYRGVALGVVEQFEDAIASYDQALEIQPDYHEVWIDRGVVLFNLKHWSEAIASWDQALAIQPDFYLAWYNRGIALENLGRREESISSYQQAINIKPDFHLAWYNQAVALFYLDRLAEAISCYDSALEIKLDYWEAWLGRGWAVGNVVNNKASLSIPSSIATSNPALNQRGYEGKLATYEEGLKYLRPDTHPEGWGRLHLALGNTHYEHGKKQTIPRYFWQKAISEYQQALLTLTAEDFAELHLDVLQSLTKVLIGLGQTLAAQELQQQGLDLLQQLLNQITRPEQSKKQLALKFAGLKQLGVDLAVDTGDLVEAWEIAEHSKNTCLRLLLSGWSDEIYSSNYQAIQQLLNSTTAVIYWHLSPVALHTFIIKYEAPSPILLLTPIQDIGGIPEAVQRLVEFENWLEVWQKEYQEYRQNQDLENHCHHSWWLDIQQRLLQLQNILNISTIIQELEGITNLILIPHRDLHKLPIHALFPLNQENLLNYTINYLPSIQIGLELKTDRLSNWQQQQFLSVENIEHAANEEIKFADFAATIVRKMFNNAQRIQGSQATKDNLENALSTNYNILHFTGHAINNLSEVQKSALVLAGEDKLTLAEISQHTFSNYNLVTLTNSENVSNNNQNISGEYVGLATGLLRGGVPYVLSTLWPVESSATALVIIEFYRRLLFHQSPVTALSEATTWLKNLTVAELITWYEDLLTNLHPEDSRLRNYVTMQVDNNRKLSPHTQPYNHPYYWAAFIISGCDYPLAN; from the coding sequence ATGTGGCAAATGCTCAGGTGGCTATTGCAGTGGCTTAACAAGTTTTTCAATTATTCCTTTGACAGTCGTCGGACACATGATGCCGACGGCGCGAAGGGATATGAGACCCTAGAGTCTCTACCGGAATTAACCAACGTGGATCTGGAAGTGTTGTTTAACGAGTTGCTTGAAGGTGTACATCAAGCGCGGGGACAACAATGGGCGCTGAAGTATTTGCAGCGGATGGAACCCCGGATTACTGTTGAGCGTTGGATCGATTGGCTGCTGATATTTGGTGAAAAATTGCTGTCTTCACCTGCGCCAAATAGTCAGATCGCAACGCGAATGGTAAAACTGGGCGAACTAAATATAGGCAAAGTTGGTGAACTTGCCTATGAAATTGGCATCCAGTTATTAAGCCGTGAGTTCTTAGCCCAAAGGCATGAGGAAAATCTACAACCAGCAGAGGTGGCAGCCACACCACCAGCAGAACCAGTCTTAAACACTCCGGGACAACAATTGCTGCGGGATTTGGGTGAACAATTATGGGAGCATGATCACCAAGAGCGTGTAAATATCCAGCCAGTATCGATCAGCTTGGAGGAGTCATGGACAAGTAACCTACAACAGTTGAGTTATCAGGATGCAGAGGCATCTGAGGCTGTCATTTATGAGTATGCAGGGGAAGATAACCTGGGGACTTTTGAGGAGGAGGTAGAGCAAGTTTTAGCATCTCCTTTGGCAGAAAATTGGGATCAGTCCTTGGCTAATTTGGAGCCGAAGGTTGCACAAACTCTAGATGAGTTGGTGGTGAGGTTAGAACAAAGTAACAATCTAGTCCAGCAACTTGCTTCGGAACTGGCACTGCGTGATCAACGCCAAACAATTATTCCACGACCTGCTTTTCAACTGACTGTCACTAATCAGGCACAAGTATGGTTTTACCAAGGTTTACAACAAGCTAAATCTGGTGATTTGTTGGGGGCGCTGGCTTTTTACAATCAAGCAACTAAACTGCAACCAGAATCTGCCGAATATTGGTTTAATCAAGGTTTGGCTCTGTTTCACTTACAAAGGTTTGAGGAAGCGATCGCTGCTTATGACCAAGCTATTGGTCTCAAACCAGATTTCTCTAAAGCTTGGTACAATCGAGGGGGAGTTCTCGGCGAGTTTGGGGACTTTGATGAGGCGATCGCTTCTTTTGATAAAGCTATAGAATTTAAACCGGACTACCAAGAAGCTTGGGCTAGTCGCGGTTTGGCAATGCTGAAGTTAGGGCTAATCTGGGAAGCTATTTCTAGTTATGACCAAGCTTTGAATTTACAACCCCAAGATCAGGAAACCTGGTATTACCGGGGGGTAGCACTGGGGGTAGTTGAGCAGTTTGAAGATGCGATCGCCTCCTATGACCAAGCTTTAGAAATTCAACCTGATTATCACGAAGTTTGGATTGACCGGGGTGTAGTCTTATTTAACCTCAAACACTGGTCAGAAGCCATTGCATCTTGGGATCAAGCCCTTGCTATTCAACCTGACTTTTACTTAGCTTGGTATAACCGAGGCATTGCCTTAGAAAATTTAGGCAGACGAGAAGAATCTATTAGTTCCTATCAACAAGCCATAAATATTAAACCTGATTTTCACCTCGCTTGGTACAATCAAGCTGTAGCCCTGTTTTATTTAGACAGATTGGCAGAAGCCATTTCTTGCTATGACAGCGCCTTAGAAATCAAACTCGATTACTGGGAAGCTTGGCTTGGTCGTGGTTGGGCAGTGGGAAATGTAGTTAATAACAAAGCGTCTCTGAGTATACCCAGTAGCATAGCTACATCCAATCCTGCACTCAATCAGCGTGGCTATGAGGGCAAATTAGCCACTTATGAAGAAGGGTTAAAATATCTCCGCCCAGATACCCACCCGGAAGGTTGGGGAAGATTGCATTTAGCACTTGGGAATACACACTACGAACATGGTAAAAAACAAACCATACCTCGTTATTTTTGGCAAAAAGCTATATCTGAGTATCAACAGGCACTATTAACCCTCACAGCCGAAGATTTTGCAGAATTGCACCTGGATGTTTTGCAATCCCTAACCAAAGTGCTGATTGGTTTAGGACAAACATTAGCAGCACAGGAATTACAACAACAAGGTCTAGATTTATTACAACAGTTACTTAATCAAATAACTCGCCCTGAACAAAGTAAAAAACAACTAGCTTTGAAATTTGCAGGATTGAAACAATTAGGAGTTGATTTAGCTGTAGATACAGGTGATTTAGTAGAAGCTTGGGAAATTGCTGAACATTCTAAAAATACCTGTTTAAGATTACTGCTTTCTGGTTGGAGTGATGAAATTTATTCTTCCAACTATCAAGCTATTCAACAACTACTCAATTCTACAACTGCTGTTATTTATTGGCATCTTAGCCCTGTTGCCTTACACACCTTCATTATTAAATATGAAGCCCCATCACCCATACTTTTATTAACACCCATACAAGATATAGGAGGCATCCCTGAAGCAGTACAGCGCCTAGTTGAATTTGAAAATTGGCTAGAAGTTTGGCAAAAAGAATATCAGGAATATCGCCAAAATCAAGACCTAGAAAATCACTGCCATCATTCCTGGTGGTTGGATATACAACAAAGGTTATTACAACTGCAAAACATCCTCAATATTTCCACAATTATTCAGGAACTTGAAGGTATTACCAACCTGATTTTAATTCCCCATCGTGATTTACACAAATTACCCATTCACGCCCTTTTCCCTCTTAATCAGGAGAATTTACTAAATTACACCATCAATTATCTCCCCAGTATTCAAATAGGACTGGAATTAAAAACTGATAGGTTATCAAATTGGCAACAGCAACAATTTCTCAGTGTTGAAAATATAGAACACGCAGCTAATGAGGAAATAAAATTTGCTGACTTTGCAGCAACAATTGTGAGAAAGATGTTTAATAATGCCCAACGCATCCAAGGTTCACAAGCTACAAAAGATAATTTAGAAAATGCCTTATCCACAAATTACAACATCTTGCATTTTACGGGTCACGCTATCAATAATTTAAGTGAAGTTCAAAAATCTGCGTTGGTTTTGGCAGGTGAAGATAAATTGACTTTAGCAGAAATCAGTCAACATACTTTTAGTAATTACAATCTGGTTACTCTGACAAATTCCGAGAATGTTAGTAATAATAATCAGAATATCAGCGGTGAATATGTAGGTTTAGCAACTGGGTTACTCCGTGGGGGTGTTCCTTATGTGTTGAGTACACTTTGGCCAGTTGAATCATCTGCTACGGCTTTAGTCATTATCGAGTTTTACCGCAGATTACTTTTCCATCAATCACCAGTAACTGCTTTATCTGAAGCTACAACATGGTTAAAAAATCTAACTGTTGCGGAACTAATCACATGGTATGAAGACTTACTGACTAATCTGCATCCAGAGGATTCTAGACTGAGGAATTATGTAACGATGCAAGTTGATAATAATAGAAAATTATCACCTCACACACAGCCTTATAATCATCCTTACTATTGGGCAGCATTTATCATCTCAGGATGTGATTACCCATTAGCAAATTAA
- a CDS encoding ExeM/NucH family extracellular endonuclease, with protein MAATILNPGDIAIIGYITNGIPDVFSFVNFVPISAGTVIYFTDNGWTGTGFRGSSATDGDGNENLIQFIANSDIAAGTVISSIDISADFNWTKTGQIGTTTAGSYNDLSFSQSGEQIAAFQSTNTSNPMNSGITGIYQIDNTATFEDATSSTSGSVITGLSQDSNTAVLFNSSATYAAFNLNTLSSGTKNDWIAAINNSANWTFNNSGTALPTNSISISSGVINPVATDLFISEYVEGSSFNKAIEIFNGTGAAIDLAASGYKLEFYFNGNTNPGTTINLTGTVANGDVFVVADNDAVAAILAVTDQQSTSNFFNGDDAIALKKGDIIIDVIGQVGFDPGSEWGSELISTADNIIRRKSNIIAGDTNPNDAFNPSIEWEGFTQDTFNGLGSHTIGGGGQPTPTLNLTITPDNFSEIAGVNAATGTITRTGDTNNALTVTLNSNDTTEATVATTVIIAAGQNNATFAVNAVDDAVVDGSQNVTITATATGFIDVTADVTVTDDEFAITKIHDIQGNATTFNAAFGGIQTIEGIVVSAFLGASQLNGFYVQEEDADADGDSTTSEAIFVYDPTGLFSGNVGDQVRITGTVGEFTSTSSGISSSLTQLSSLTNVVNLGANNLPTVTNIQFPVTSIADLESYEGMLVNVSAGTGDLTVTEHFQLGRFGQVVLSAIGASNQLGTDGRLEQYTQFNAPSVSGYAAYLEEIANRRIILDDGRSTQNPDPILFGRGGNPLSATNTLRGGDTVSSVTGVLDQRFEGYRIQTSTGVNFTPANSRPETAPDVGGTIKVASFNVLNFFNGNGTGGGFPTSRGADTSAEFTRQRDKIIQAIINSGTDVLGLMEIENDGYGSTSAIQDLVNGLNDVAGAGTYAFINPGISQLGTDEIAVGMIYKPGQVTPIGSAVTVANGFGQGAFDNNNRKPLAQTFSQNSTGEQFTAVVNHFKSKGSSAGGVGDADAGDGQGLSNGTRTRASEDLAAWLATNPTGTSDSDYLILGDLNAYAQEDPLTTLANAGYTNLLADTSYSYVFNGQWGSLDHALATGSLAAQVTGAEKWHINADEPNVLDYNTEFKSGGQQTSLYNPDQFRASDHDPVIVGLNLYTAQNPTNINLSESSVSENVPVGTVVGTFTTIDPNLNDSHTYSLVTGNGSTDNGAFTISNNQLLLNVSPDFESQSSYSIRVRTTDQSNLIYEQELTVTINDVDDTPSGLTIIGSHRADILIGRQDDDRISGLNGNDIILGLNGSDRINGGHGKDILVGGNDADFFIYQDFSDSILGKSDLIHDFNPEEGDGVPPTGGDRIVLNNLPTAVFNAGILSRKTYSTLGAALDAVYTDVDPNTLGNQALDVNQAVFLGWNQKTYLSVNDGLTGFNANSDLLIQLLGKLDTVTTETLTPNNYFTV; from the coding sequence ATGGCTGCTACAATTCTTAATCCCGGTGATATTGCGATTATTGGTTACATCACTAATGGTATTCCTGATGTATTTTCATTCGTAAACTTCGTACCAATTAGTGCAGGTACAGTAATTTATTTCACTGATAATGGTTGGACTGGTACAGGTTTTAGAGGTTCATCTGCAACTGACGGTGATGGTAATGAAAATCTAATTCAATTTATAGCTAACAGTGATATTGCTGCTGGTACGGTTATTAGTAGCATTGATATTTCTGCTGATTTTAATTGGACAAAAACAGGGCAAATTGGTACTACTACCGCAGGTAGCTATAATGACCTGTCTTTTAGTCAATCTGGAGAACAAATAGCCGCATTTCAATCTACCAATACATCTAACCCGATGAATTCGGGAATTACAGGTATATATCAAATTGATAACACTGCTACTTTTGAAGATGCGACCAGTTCCACAAGCGGGAGTGTAATTACAGGATTATCTCAAGATAGTAACACCGCAGTTTTATTCAATAGTTCTGCTACTTATGCCGCTTTTAATCTCAACACTTTAAGCAGTGGAACAAAAAATGACTGGATAGCAGCAATTAATAATTCAGCAAATTGGACTTTTAATAATTCTGGAACTGCTTTACCAACTAATAGTATTAGCATTTCTAGTGGTGTAATTAACCCAGTTGCAACTGATCTTTTCATTTCCGAATATGTTGAAGGTAGCAGCTTTAATAAGGCTATAGAAATTTTTAATGGCACAGGTGCAGCGATAGATTTAGCTGCAAGTGGTTATAAACTTGAATTCTATTTCAATGGCAATACAAATCCAGGAACAACTATTAACTTAACAGGGACAGTTGCTAATGGTGATGTATTTGTTGTGGCTGATAATGATGCTGTTGCCGCTATTTTAGCAGTTACAGATCAACAATCGACTAGTAACTTTTTTAATGGTGATGATGCGATCGCTCTCAAGAAAGGTGATATTATCATTGATGTAATTGGTCAAGTTGGATTTGACCCCGGTAGTGAATGGGGAAGCGAATTAATTAGTACAGCAGATAATATAATACGCCGCAAATCAAATATCATTGCTGGAGATACTAATCCTAACGATGCTTTCAACCCTTCTATAGAATGGGAAGGCTTTACTCAAGATACTTTTAATGGATTAGGTAGCCACACAATCGGCGGAGGTGGACAACCTACACCAACTCTAAATTTAACAATTACTCCTGATAATTTCTCAGAAATTGCAGGAGTAAATGCAGCCACAGGTACAATTACTCGCACAGGTGATACAAATAACGCCTTGACTGTCACCTTAAATAGTAACGACACCACAGAAGCAACAGTTGCAACCACAGTAATTATTGCTGCTGGACAAAATAACGCCACCTTTGCGGTCAATGCTGTAGATGATGCTGTGGTAGATGGTTCTCAAAATGTGACCATTACAGCAACTGCAACTGGCTTTATTGATGTTACCGCTGATGTCACAGTTACAGATGATGAATTTGCTATTACCAAAATTCATGATATTCAAGGTAATGCTACAACTTTCAATGCTGCTTTTGGTGGAATTCAAACCATAGAGGGTATTGTTGTTAGTGCTTTCCTTGGTGCTTCTCAACTCAACGGCTTTTATGTCCAAGAAGAAGATGCAGATGCTGATGGTGACTCTACAACCTCAGAAGCTATCTTTGTTTATGATCCTACAGGCTTATTTTCTGGTAACGTTGGTGATCAAGTCCGCATTACCGGAACCGTAGGAGAATTTACCAGCACCAGCAGCGGTATTAGCAGCAGCTTAACTCAACTTTCGAGTTTAACCAATGTTGTAAATTTAGGTGCTAACAACTTACCCACTGTTACTAATATTCAGTTTCCTGTTACTAGCATTGCAGACTTAGAAAGCTATGAAGGAATGCTAGTTAATGTGAGTGCGGGAACTGGTGATTTAACAGTTACTGAACATTTTCAATTAGGTCGTTTTGGCCAAGTTGTACTTTCCGCAATCGGTGCTAGTAATCAACTTGGTACAGATGGCAGACTAGAACAATATACTCAATTTAATGCTCCTAGTGTCAGTGGATATGCTGCTTATCTAGAAGAGATTGCTAACCGTCGCATTATCCTTGATGATGGTCGTTCTACTCAAAACCCTGACCCGATTTTATTCGGTCGTGGTGGTAATCCTCTCAGTGCTACCAACACCTTACGCGGTGGTGACACAGTATCTAGCGTCACTGGAGTTTTAGACCAGCGTTTTGAAGGTTATCGCATTCAAACTTCCACAGGTGTTAACTTTACACCAGCTAATTCTCGTCCAGAAACAGCACCGGATGTAGGTGGTACAATCAAAGTTGCTAGTTTCAACGTTCTCAACTTCTTTAATGGGAATGGTACTGGTGGTGGTTTCCCTACTTCACGGGGTGCAGATACCTCCGCAGAATTCACACGTCAACGAGACAAAATTATCCAAGCCATTATCAACTCTGGGACTGATGTTCTCGGATTAATGGAAATAGAAAATGATGGTTATGGTTCTACCAGTGCGATTCAAGATTTAGTTAATGGACTCAATGACGTTGCTGGTGCGGGAACTTATGCTTTTATCAATCCGGGGATTTCCCAACTAGGAACTGATGAAATTGCGGTGGGGATGATTTACAAACCCGGTCAAGTTACTCCCATTGGTTCAGCAGTGACAGTAGCTAACGGTTTCGGACAAGGAGCATTTGATAATAATAACCGCAAACCTCTAGCGCAGACTTTCTCACAAAACTCGACTGGTGAACAATTTACAGCCGTTGTTAATCACTTTAAATCTAAAGGTTCAAGTGCTGGAGGTGTGGGTGATGCTGATGCGGGAGATGGTCAAGGTTTATCTAATGGTACTCGTACCCGTGCATCTGAAGATTTAGCTGCATGGTTAGCGACAAACCCCACAGGTACATCTGACTCTGATTACTTGATTTTAGGCGACCTCAACGCCTATGCTCAAGAAGATCCGTTGACAACTCTGGCAAATGCAGGATATACCAATCTGCTTGCTGATACCTCTTATTCTTACGTCTTTAATGGACAGTGGGGTTCTTTGGATCATGCTTTAGCTACTGGCAGTTTAGCAGCACAGGTGACGGGGGCGGAAAAATGGCATATTAACGCCGATGAACCAAATGTTTTAGACTATAACACTGAGTTTAAATCAGGAGGACAACAAACCAGTTTATATAATCCTGATCAATTCCGTGCTTCTGACCATGATCCGGTTATTGTAGGATTGAATCTCTACACTGCTCAAAATCCCACTAACATTAACCTCAGTGAAAGTAGTGTAAGTGAAAATGTTCCTGTTGGTACTGTAGTAGGAACTTTCACAACTATTGATCCTAATTTGAATGATTCCCATACTTACAGTTTAGTAACTGGAAACGGAAGCACTGATAATGGTGCATTTACGATTAGCAATAACCAACTTTTGCTCAATGTTTCTCCAGATTTTGAGTCTCAGTCTAGTTACAGTATTCGCGTGCGGACTACTGACCAAAGTAATTTGATTTACGAGCAGGAATTGACTGTTACCATTAACGATGTTGATGATACGCCTTCAGGTTTAACTATCATTGGTTCTCATCGTGCTGATATTCTCATCGGTCGTCAAGATGATGATAGGATTTCAGGACTTAATGGTAATGATATTATTTTGGGACTCAATGGTAGCGATCGCATCAATGGTGGTCATGGTAAAGATATTCTCGTCGGTGGTAATGATGCAGATTTCTTTATCTATCAGGATTTTAGTGATTCAATTTTAGGAAAGAGTGATCTAATTCATGATTTTAACCCGGAAGAGGGCGATGGCGTTCCGCCCACCGGAGGTGATCGCATTGTCCTAAATAATCTACCCACAGCCGTATTCAATGCTGGGATTTTGTCAAGAAAGACTTATTCTACCTTGGGTGCAGCCCTTGATGCTGTTTATACTGATGTTGATCCCAACACTCTGGGAAATCAAGCATTAGATGTCAATCAAGCGGTATTCTTAGGTTGGAATCAAAAAACTTATCTGTCAGTTAATGATGGCTTGACTGGTTTTAATGCCAATAGTGACTTGTTGATTCAGCTGTTAGGAAAACTGGATACCGTGACTACTGAAACATTAACACCCAATAATTACTTCACTGTTTAA